The genomic DNA TTCATCTGCTGGGAGAGTAGAGCAGCAGAATGTTTCTCCAGCATGGGAATCTCGGTCTGTTCCACAAACACAGGGAGCGCAGGACGTGTCTGTATCAGCAGCTGCCTCTGCTCCAAGGGTAAGTCCTTCGGTATGCAGTCAAAGGACTGAAGAGGGGTTAGCATTGGCATCTGTGCCGCAGGGAGCTTTCgattcacattttcatttggATCGACTGACTTCCTCGTGGCGGGATGCTATGCCGACTGCTACTTCAGATGCATTCATCTTTGATCCCTCAATTCAGAAATCCTCCTCTGGGATTCCCTTACTGGGTGGAGTGGAGATTTATTGCTATCCGGCGACATATCCAAAGGATATCCATTGTAGCCCTCGGTGGAAGATTGCTATTGGAATACATCAGAAGCAAGTTGGATCACTGACAGAAAACCGTTTGCAGGTGTTTGGTGATCTGGTCCGGTCTCCTCAGGTAATGCTCTTGGTGAGATCGGATTAGATTACTCCGCTAAGCCAGATAAATGGCCTCTGCAAGAAAAGGTGTTCCGACTGGCCTTACCTTACTGTGTTCGAGGGAAACCTTTGATCCTGCACATTCGTGGGGCAAGTGGTGATGGATGCATTGCTGCTGTCGGCCGCAATGCTCTCAACATAGTTCGGGAGTACTGCGGAAGGGAGCAGCTTATACATCTCCACTGCTTCACGGGGGACAAATCAGTTGTTCGTTGCTGGATTGAGGCATTTCCCAATTGCTACTTCGGTTTTAAGGCTGGAGTAAGCGTATTTACTTCTGCTAAGATCGACGACCTCAGGGATGTACCAGAGAGTCGTCTTCTTCTAGAGACTGACTCCCCGTATTTCCCTGTGCCGGGAGGACCCAGGCCGAACACCCCTGCCTTTATTGGGGATGTTGCTTTGCTGGTGGCTGAACGCCGTGGGATTGACCTTAACAGGTTATTACAGCTCAAGGTGGAAAACACCAGGCGCCTGTATGGTTTCGACTGAGGCTGTTTGTTCCCCCTATCTGAACTGCCGTCAATTGCTGACTCTAAAAGTGCCTAGCTGGGATACATAGAATAATGGTACGAGTACTCCCAATCAAATGTCATTACTGAAGCTATCCACATTATAATGGTATCCAGCATCGGAAGTAACTACATCACCCTGAAGAAGACCACCTGGCTATCTGTCATTGCCCAGCTGAAGATCAGCGGATAGTCaccagtccaaaataaaacaGGGAAGAGTGTAGTATTTGGGCAATTATCTGTGCTGGAGACCTCAACGGTGGAAGCCGTCCAGGATGTCATCTGTGGATTGGTTGGTATTTGTCACCTGACCTGGCTAGGAGTATAAAAGACATACCAGCAGTTAGCGTGTGTGCACACCTACGGATCTTGAGCAAAGCCACGACATACGTCTTGCCAACCCTTTTGTGTGGGACTTCTCTGTGCTTTCCAGGATCCACTAGACAGCTCTGCGAAGCATCAGAGCGACCATAGCAGGCGACCTACAGTTTGCTACAGCTCTGCAGCGTGGAGCGACGATATATCGACTTGGGCCCAACTGATAGTTTTATGGGTAAGCACAAGCTTGATATTCATATTGTGTGTGTGCCATGTTTGCTTGAGTGCGTCACAGTTGAGTCAACATTGTACCGGGAAATACAATACGCACAGCCAAATTGAAAGCCTGGTGAACCTTGTAATATGGACGGTCATGATTACGGTAAGTAGACTTACTTGACTTTATCAGGTTGCGGACCGATGACGGTAGCTCCTGTGCCTTGAAAGATGGCTCAAACTGGTCAGAAACAGAATATTTCTGCTGCAACAGCTGGATAACGGCTTGAGGTAATGGGCAACAGCTGGATAACGGCTTGAGGTAATGGACGGTCTGCCCTTTTGATAAACCACTCAGCTGTTTCCGTTGTCATATTCCAGCCAGCAACGCCTGTATGATAGTCAGCCACGTCAGCATACACAGACGGGGATTCGTCCTGGTCAGGCTCGTTCACAGTAGTAATAGTCATTGGCAGCAAAGACGGCACGTCAGAAATTTCTGA from Ptychodera flava strain L36383 chromosome 12, AS_Pfla_20210202, whole genome shotgun sequence includes the following:
- the LOC139146003 gene encoding uncharacterized metal-dependent hydrolase YcfH-like, with protein sequence MVVSPSGEDIEHVGETVHPVSPAPETAPVVDLSREEEMPTLETVTQAGQLSVSAGVDTASSTGNALGEIGLDYSAKPDKWPLQEKVFRLALPYCVRGKPLILHIRGASGDGCIAAVGRNALNIVREYCGREQLIHLHCFTGDKSVVRCWIEAFPNCYFGFKAGVSVFTSAKIDDLRDVPESRLLLETDSPYFPVPGGPRPNTPAFIGDVALLVAERRGIDLNRLLQLKVENTRRLYGFD